CGCTCAACATCTTAAAGTATGAGCCGAAAGTTGGCGCAGAGAAAATCGAGAAGCTGTTGCTTTCAGCGATTTCTAACTGGTCAGCAAAAAATTCTGAGCAGAAGCTCGAAGAAGCAGATCTTTTTGTGAAAGATATTTTTGTGGATGGTGGCCGTATTCTGAAAAGATTACGCCCGGCTCCGCAAGGACGTGCACACCGTATTC
This genomic window from Candidatus Hydrogenedentota bacterium contains:
- the rplV gene encoding 50S ribosomal protein L22, encoding MEATAKKTKRSVLKREKRDAKKEAAKTGAVKARLTNVPTSPRKMRLVADLIRGVRVNQALNILKYEPKVGAEKIEKLLLSAISNWSAKNSEQKLEEADLFVKDIFVDGGRILKRLRPAPQGRAHRI